AAAAAGGCTTCTTTTGCAAGGGATATGCTTTCAACTTACAAAAATTCCGAGGACTTAATAAACATAGGTGCCTATGTAAAGGGAAGCAGCGAAAAAATAGATAAGGCTGTAGCTTATTATGATAAAATAATTGACTATCTTAAGCAGGATGTAAATGAAAATTCGTCTTTTAAAGAAAGTGTTGAAGGGTTGAAAAAAATATTTCAATAGAGACTCTAAACTGTGAATTGTGAACTGTGAATTGAACATAGGAGGATATATGGGTAAATATAAATTTAGGCTTCAAAAGTTACTTGATATAAGAATAGACAAGGAAGAAGAGAGCAAAAGAGAATTTCAGCAGGCTAAAAGAGAAAGTCTGAAAGTAAAAGAAAAACTAGATTTATTAAAAGCCAATTATGAGAAATACAATAATATGTCCAACTTTAAAAGTGTTATTGAACAAAAAATAACCAATAAGTATTTAAAAGCTTTAATTTATAGTATAGATAAGGCTAAAATTGAACTAAAGGATAAAGAAAAAGTAGTTGATATGAAGAGAAATGAACTTCAAAAGAAGCAAATAGATAGAAAAACAGTGGATATTTTAAAGGAAAAACAAGAAACTGCCTTTATAAAAGAGCAAAATAGAATAGAACAGAAAGCAAATGATGAATTTGCCCTTTATGGGTTTATTAGAAATATTCAAAATACATAGTTTTTTACTTTGAAAGGAGGTGAAATAAGTGAATGTAAATATGTTAAATTTCATGTCTTCTATGAATGTACAAGCACCAAAAGTTGAATCAAGTTCTTCAAGTGGGAATAATGACTTTGCTTCTTTTGTTAAATCAAGTAGTAGTGATAATAGCAGTAAGGTAGATACTAAGGACACTACCTATAAAGCATCTAATAATGAATCTATAGATAAAAATAATAAGGTAACTGTAAGGAAAGATATAGCAAAGGTACAATCATCAGATTCTCATAGCAAAAATAAAAATGATATAGATAATGAAAAAAATGATGATTCTAAAATTGAAACTTATTTAAAGAAAGCTGGTTTTACAGATGAAGAAATAGCAGATATTAAACAGAAGATTAAAGATGGCAGTATAGATAAAAACAGTGTACTTTCGCTTTTGAGTTTGCTATTTGGAAATAATCAGGATATTCAAAGTAAATCAAATAATTTCTTAAGTACAGTGACTAAAGAATTGAGTGATGAAATTTCAAACATTTTAAAAGATGAAAATTCGTCAGGGTCATCAAAAGGAAATTCTCTTCAATTTATTTTAAATCAGGAGATATCCAAAAGTCTTGGTAATACTTCAAATAAAGATATATCAGGTAATATTAAAGATGTTTTGAATAAGACGGTAGATAAGAAACTTGATTTCTTAGTGGATATTCTAAATACTTTTGATAAAAGTGGACAACTTACTCAAAAGCTTTCTGAAAAAATAACAGATAATATTATGTCCAAGTTATCCAATATTGTGTCAAGTTCAAGTGCAGACGATATAAGTGGTTTAAAATCTCAAATATATGCTGAACTTTTACAAAAGCTAAATCCCAAGTTAGCAGATAATTTAAATTTAGGCAAAAATGTATCAGGAAACAATTTGTTTCAAATTGTAAGTCAAAATAGGCAAATGATAGAGAATTTAGACACAACAGGCAGTTCTCTTCAAAATTCTTCAAATAGCAATGAAAATTCTGCTGGGGGTAACAGTAAAAACACTGATATATTGAATAAAATACTAGGCAGCAATGGAGAAGATACTAAGGACAATAAAATTTCTAAAGCAGTTAATTTTATGACCCAATTTAATAATGTCAAGGGAGACAATATACTTGTAAATGGTGAGAATGTACAAAATCTTAATTTAAATAAGGCTACTTTTAATTCAGATATGATAAAAACACTCAAGTATATGGATTTAAATAATGTGAAACAGTTAACTGTTAAAATTAATCCTAAGGAATTGGGAGATATAACTATAAATCTTGTTATGGAAGAAGGAAAGATGAAAGCAGTTCTTACAGCTTCAAACAAGGATGCCTATAATCTCTTAAATTCAAATATGCAGGATTTGTCAAATAAACTTCAGAATAATGACATAAAAGTCCAGAGCTTTTCATTGAACTTGTATCATGAAGACACAACTTTCTTTAAAAATGGAAATAATGGAAGTCAGAATCAAGATAATGAAAAAAGGAATAAAACTTTAGCTGTAAATAACATACAGGAGGAAGATGCTCAAGAGGAAAATGACTATTATAATGACAGCAATGTAAATATGTTGGCCTAGTTTTAAATTTAGCAGAGGAGGAAAATAAAATGCCTATTCCAGGTATGGATAACACTAGTACTAATCAAAAAAGTTATTCTTATCCTATCGATAATAGTTCGGATACTACTTCAAATGGAACTAAAATAGTTAAGAAGAACAATGACATAGATAAAAATATGTTTTTGAAAATACTATCTGCAGAACTTAAATATCAAGATCCAACTAGCAGTGATTCTCAAAGTTCAACTCAGTATGTAAGCCAATTGGCACAATTTTCATCTCTAGAACAAATGGCAAACTTAAATAGTTCAACTAAGATGGGCACTGCAAACTCACTTATAAATAAATATGTGACTTTTAAAGATACAGATGAACAGGGAAATAAAATAAGTGGACAGGTAGTTGGAGTTATTAAAGATGGAGATGATATACAGCTTAATGTGCTTACGGGAGAGGGAAAAGACAAAGATGGAAAGATAGTTGATAAATATGAAAAGTTCAACATAGATGATGCAGAAAAGATTGTTGATTTAGGAGATACAACTAATTTCACTGTTAGTAATAACATGTTGTTAAATGCAACTTCACTTATAGGAAAAAAGGTCAATGTAGATGAGAAAGATTCCAGTGGAAATAACTACAGTGGGGTTGTTCAATCAGTATCAAGATTATTTGGTGGAATAACAGTAAAAGTAAAACTTTCAGATGGAAGTACAAAGGACTTTAATTTTAAGGACGTCTCAGACGTAGAAAATTCATAGATAAGTAGGTGAGGTATCTATGGGCTATAGAGTTATTAATGGCAAGTTGTATTTTGCAGCGGATTTAAAAGCAGTATGTAATGAAAAAAATAGTGCAAAAAATAACGTAAATGATTCTAAAAGTAAAATATCCTTTAAGGATACTTTAACTAGTGAAATTAACAAAGATACAAGTTTTACTATATCAAATCATGCTGCAGAAAGGCTAAAAAGCAGAAATATAAACTTAAATGAAAATGATATGAAAAATATAAATTCTGCCATAAATAAGGCAGAAAATAAAGGATGCAGTGAATCTGCTCTACTTTATAAAAATTCAATATTTATTACATCTATAAAAAATAGAACAGTAATTACAGCATTGGATAAGAATTCAAATAACGACAATGTATTTACTAATATAGACAGTTTAGTAATAGTATAAAAAATGGCTGGACCTTTAGTGGAAGTCATATCCTGTGGATTGAAGGAAGCAGGAAAACAATATATTAATTAAAAAATTGGAGGAAAAAATATGTTACCATCATTGTACACAGCAATTAGTGGACTTAGAGTAAATCAGCAAAAGTTAAATGTAACGGCAGATAACATAGCAAATTCATCTACTACAGGTTTTAAATCTAAAAATATGATTTTTGAAGATATGCTGAGTCAAAATCTTTCGGATCCAAGTGCACCAGTAAGTGGCGGTCTTGGAGGAATAAATGGAAGGCAAAGTGGTCTTGGAGTTAAAATAGCAGGTATAAATACGGATTTTTCTGCAGGAAGTACTCAGACTACCAATAGAAGTTTGGATTTTATGGCAACTAAGGGAGGAAGCTATTTTGTAGTTAGCCCTGATGGAGATGCTACTGGCGGCGATACGAATAATACTACTAAAAGCTATTATTATACGAGAGATGGAGCATTTACCTTAGATGAAGCAGGTAGTCTTTTGACCCAAGCTGGATATCATGTTATGGGATACAATGTAGAGCCTAAAACTGGTGTAATTACGGATACTGCTGGTAATCCACCAACAAAATGTATCCAAATTGCTCAGTATTATGATGAGAATGGTGCCGTTGCTGCTCCGACAGATCAGGCTGATAAAGATAAAGAAAAGGTTACTTCCTGGTCGGTAGAGCCATCAACAGGAATTGTAACCGTAAAAACTGCTGGTGGATCATATGATGTGGGTCAAATAGCACTAGCTTCTTTTCAAAATGAAGGTGGTCTTGTAAAGGATGGAGGAAATTTGTACGAATCATCTCCAAACTCAGGTGATGCAGCTTACGGAACCCCTGGTAAAAATTATGGGTCTCTTAAT
The genomic region above belongs to Clostridium sp. AWRP and contains:
- the fliJ gene encoding flagellar export protein FliJ → MGKYKFRLQKLLDIRIDKEEESKREFQQAKRESLKVKEKLDLLKANYEKYNNMSNFKSVIEQKITNKYLKALIYSIDKAKIELKDKEKVVDMKRNELQKKQIDRKTVDILKEKQETAFIKEQNRIEQKANDEFALYGFIRNIQNT
- a CDS encoding flagellar hook-length control protein FliK, which codes for MNVNMLNFMSSMNVQAPKVESSSSSGNNDFASFVKSSSSDNSSKVDTKDTTYKASNNESIDKNNKVTVRKDIAKVQSSDSHSKNKNDIDNEKNDDSKIETYLKKAGFTDEEIADIKQKIKDGSIDKNSVLSLLSLLFGNNQDIQSKSNNFLSTVTKELSDEISNILKDENSSGSSKGNSLQFILNQEISKSLGNTSNKDISGNIKDVLNKTVDKKLDFLVDILNTFDKSGQLTQKLSEKITDNIMSKLSNIVSSSSADDISGLKSQIYAELLQKLNPKLADNLNLGKNVSGNNLFQIVSQNRQMIENLDTTGSSLQNSSNSNENSAGGNSKNTDILNKILGSNGEDTKDNKISKAVNFMTQFNNVKGDNILVNGENVQNLNLNKATFNSDMIKTLKYMDLNNVKQLTVKINPKELGDITINLVMEEGKMKAVLTASNKDAYNLLNSNMQDLSNKLQNNDIKVQSFSLNLYHEDTTFFKNGNNGSQNQDNEKRNKTLAVNNIQEEDAQEENDYYNDSNVNMLA
- a CDS encoding flagellar hook capping FlgD N-terminal domain-containing protein yields the protein MPIPGMDNTSTNQKSYSYPIDNSSDTTSNGTKIVKKNNDIDKNMFLKILSAELKYQDPTSSDSQSSTQYVSQLAQFSSLEQMANLNSSTKMGTANSLINKYVTFKDTDEQGNKISGQVVGVIKDGDDIQLNVLTGEGKDKDGKIVDKYEKFNIDDAEKIVDLGDTTNFTVSNNMLLNATSLIGKKVNVDEKDSSGNNYSGVVQSVSRLFGGITVKVKLSDGSTKDFNFKDVSDVENS
- a CDS encoding TIGR02530 family flagellar biosynthesis protein → MGYRVINGKLYFAADLKAVCNEKNSAKNNVNDSKSKISFKDTLTSEINKDTSFTISNHAAERLKSRNINLNENDMKNINSAINKAENKGCSESALLYKNSIFITSIKNRTVITALDKNSNNDNVFTNIDSLVIV
- a CDS encoding flagellar hook-basal body complex protein; translated protein: MLPSLYTAISGLRVNQQKLNVTADNIANSSTTGFKSKNMIFEDMLSQNLSDPSAPVSGGLGGINGRQSGLGVKIAGINTDFSAGSTQTTNRSLDFMATKGGSYFVVSPDGDATGGDTNNTTKSYYYTRDGAFTLDEAGSLLTQAGYHVMGYNVEPKTGVITDTAGNPPTKCIQIAQYYDENGAVAAPTDQADKDKEKVTSWSVEPSTGIVTVKTAGGSYDVGQIALASFQNEGGLVKDGGNLYESSPNSGDAAYGTPGKNYGSLNQGSLEMSNVDLAQQFTDMIVATRAFQANGKIITTDDTILEDLVNLKR